The following are encoded together in the Lathyrus oleraceus cultivar Zhongwan6 chromosome 3, CAAS_Psat_ZW6_1.0, whole genome shotgun sequence genome:
- the LOC127130038 gene encoding uncharacterized protein LOC127130038 yields MDLTKVGKKFFTLAIQLHEGGKICLSKLILCGLYESLELASQDLKQRTNLESLGGLIWLLKLWLNATFKPSLKTRVPPNSKIFLGSFEFSLSYHFTQEFEEWWGLYYLNIPDHNLIAQSLIDAFSFLRAIVIDLWLSRHQHYRNFTCKKGPLRIHQLNKDVDTSSSEETLQLEPRHVGLDLIQTIKDELISLFEIQGLVVKLNKSEVPSPIVEFVLDFEPHLEQVVQVVRNKQESISLLERRVEVMHEHQVHESQHQVVELEETNKAKNRLVNLEDDILSWTQQINWLQLKIEVVEKEKDEIDSSELASVSKNLVEVANTGIECTRTARILEAEVSKLRVAELMVDKKLERTRSRFEELRSKLNPLK; encoded by the exons ATGGACTTGACCAAG GTGGGTAAAAAGTTTTTCACCTTGGCCATCCAACTCCATGAAGGGGGAAAAATATGCCTCAGTAAATTGATTCTTTGTGGATTGTATGAATCTCTGGAGCTAGCCTCTCAAGACCTGAAGCAAAGAACAAATCTTGAAAGTCTAGGTGGCCTCATCTGGCTCCTGAaattatggctcaatgccactttcAAGCCTTCCTTAAAAACAAGGGTTCCTCCTAACTCAAAG ATTTTTCTCGGTTCCTTCGAATTCTCACTCTCTTACCATTTCACCCAAGAATTTGAGGAATGGTGGGGCCTCTATTACTTAAACATACCAGATCACAACCTCATAGCTCAATCTCTTATCGACGCTTTCTCTTTCCTGAGGGCTATAG TCATTGACTTATGGCTCTCAAGGCACCAGCACTATAGGAACTTCACATGTAAAAAGG GCCCTTTGAGGATACACCAACTAAACAAGGATGTTGACACTTCTTCCAGCGAAGAAACTCTG CAGTTAGAGCCTAGACATGTCGGCTTGGACCTTATTCAAACGATCAAAGATGAACTCATTTCCCTCTTTGAGATCCAGGGGTTGGTTGTGAAGCTAAACAAGTCAGAGGTGCCAAGTCCTATTGTTGAATTTGTTTTGGATTTTGAACCTCATCTCGAGCAAGTTGTTCAGGTCGTTAGGAATAAACAAGAGTCTATCAGTCTACTCGAGAGGAGAGTTGAAGTTATGCACGAGCACCAAGTTCATGAATCTCAACATCAAGTTGTTGAATTAGAGGAAACGAACAAGGCCAAAAACAGGTTGGTAAATTTGGAGGATGATATCTTATCCTGGACTCAACAGATAAACTGGTTGCAGCTGAAGATCGAGGTAGTGGAGAAAGAGAAGGATGAGATAGATTCTTCTGAGTTGGCCTCTGTCAGCAAGAATTTGGTTGAAGTGGCCAACACTGGTATAGAGTGTACAAGGACCGCTCGTATACTAGAGGCAGAAGTGAGCAAGCTGAGAGTTGCTGAGCTCATGGTCGACAAGAAGCTTGAGCGTACAAGGTCACGCTTTGAAGAACTGAGGAGCAAGTTGAATCCTTTAAAATGA